In Dehalococcoidia bacterium, a single window of DNA contains:
- a CDS encoding CoA transferase gives MSLPLEGVRVMDMTVVWAGPYCTTLLADLGAEVIRVESIQVFGPSTRGSIARPSKEMVASLPPFIGGMPDRDPADRPWNRHPLFNAHARNKRSMTVDLLRPEGKEIFNRLVAISDVLIENNPTETMTKLGISYDELRESNPGFIMLRMPAYGNDGPYQNHRSLGIHIEGVIGHSLLRGYTDLEPTANTQVYMADAAAGVGGAFAVLCALNHRRQTGEGQLVELSQAENAAPYLGQAFMDYTMNGRSQSTSGNRHPTALQGVYPCLGEDEWLAITIFDDRDWDLFCEAAGNPEWTQREELATHDNRREHHDLFDSLIGEWTRGRDKREIMSLLQSHGVAAGAVMNQRDAFEDPHLLARAMFEQATQQDVGTHLYPRAPFKMSRSDVRIRRGPVTLGQDNEYVYKTLLELSDEEYDELVSAGHIGTEYAEHVE, from the coding sequence ATGAGCCTTCCTCTTGAGGGCGTCCGGGTCATGGACATGACCGTCGTGTGGGCTGGCCCGTACTGCACCACCCTGCTCGCTGACCTCGGCGCCGAGGTCATCCGAGTCGAGTCGATCCAGGTTTTCGGGCCATCCACGCGCGGGTCTATCGCGAGGCCATCAAAGGAGATGGTTGCGAGTCTTCCGCCGTTCATAGGCGGAATGCCAGACCGCGACCCGGCTGACCGGCCCTGGAACCGGCATCCCCTGTTCAACGCGCACGCACGGAACAAGCGAAGCATGACGGTTGACCTGTTAAGGCCAGAGGGCAAGGAGATATTCAACAGGCTGGTCGCGATAAGCGACGTACTGATCGAGAACAACCCCACTGAGACGATGACCAAGCTCGGGATCTCGTACGATGAACTCAGAGAGAGCAATCCCGGCTTCATCATGCTTCGAATGCCTGCATACGGGAATGATGGGCCTTACCAGAACCATCGTTCCCTCGGCATCCACATCGAAGGGGTAATTGGCCACAGCCTGTTGCGCGGGTACACAGATCTCGAACCCACTGCGAACACCCAAGTCTACATGGCTGACGCCGCCGCCGGAGTAGGTGGAGCGTTCGCCGTGCTCTGCGCTCTCAATCATCGTAGGCAGACGGGAGAAGGTCAGCTGGTGGAGCTTTCCCAGGCCGAGAACGCTGCGCCATACCTCGGACAGGCGTTCATGGACTACACGATGAACGGGCGCAGCCAGTCCACTTCAGGCAACAGGCACCCGACAGCCCTGCAGGGAGTCTACCCATGCCTCGGTGAGGACGAATGGCTGGCAATCACAATCTTCGATGATCGAGACTGGGATCTGTTCTGCGAGGCGGCCGGGAATCCGGAGTGGACCCAACGCGAAGAACTCGCGACACATGACAACAGGCGAGAACACCATGATCTGTTTGACAGCCTGATCGGAGAGTGGACCAGAGGACGCGACAAGAGGGAAATTATGTCTCTTTTGCAGTCGCACGGCGTCGCGGCTGGCGCGGTGATGAACCAGCGAGACGCGTTCGAAGATCCTCATCTACTTGCCCGCGCGATGTTCGAGCAGGCGACCCAGCAGGACGTGGGTACTCACCTCTACCCAAGAGCGCCGTTCAAGATGTCACGCAGCGATGTGCGGATACGGCGCGGTCCCGTTACGCTGGGGCAGGACAACGAGTACGTCTACAAGACGCTGCTAGAGCTGTCGGACGAAGAGTACGACGAGCTTGTGTCTGCAGGGCATATAGGGACCGAGTACGCTGAACACGTCGAGTAG